One region of Oryza glaberrima chromosome 7, OglaRS2, whole genome shotgun sequence genomic DNA includes:
- the LOC127778992 gene encoding protein TPX2 isoform X2, with the protein MAPDANPEAAAPPPQLQVDEGYEFCAPKFFDFVCDETEEEIRAAERWFEASASHAPSPFAPRIKESRAEVKIESLCDFTDAEPIPKEVAVEEAAGSAANPSQNSDGNVQQNKDGSIKLVHEANPSENCVTDGDHKHQESDAMLESPPAEEDEKESPKSFEFVPSNAKSDVASSTPKIQRPPPVKAVTTVPTCPKLTVKTEAFTPKVQATNSSRGLAPLTGSRAHPSALKQSMSVKRSVIKCPRELLAGKAATAANEIAQENQAVKRQKLDDGRTRQILNVKTRTLPHKGRGGGLAGSTEMSLSAMRKHRDDSHSLKEVTHYISAAEMVKKFESGTRELAIPHNRSLSHEDAATALQRRTKLMLTRPKEPEFQTSHRVRAVRVKSSAELEEEMLAKIPKFRARPFNKKIAEAPSFPPLPRKAPQLPEFNEFHLKTMERATRHADTCSEASSVGTIRSQSSKPLTLTAPKPPQLETALRARPPRVKSSQELELEELEKAPKFKAKPLNKKILESKGDIGVFPHLKAQPTAPKEFHFSTDDRLGPPAVVDLFDKLSLCSESSYHSKKDVPRLTIPNPFNLHTDERGHEKERQLAAQLLQKQLQEEKARIPKANPYPYTTDYPVIPPKPEPKPCTRPEGFQLESLVRHEMEQQRIMEERERMEREEAQRRVVKAHPIMKEDPIPLPEKERKPLTEVQPLKLHVDERAVQRSEFDNMVKEKEITYKRLREENEFAQKIEEEKALKQLRRTLVPQARPLPKFDRPFRPQRSTKQVTRPKSPQLQVDQRGARRHAFIR; encoded by the exons ATGGCGCCGGACGCGaacccggaggcggcggcgccgccgccgcagttaCAGGTGGACGAGGGCTACGAGTTCTGCGCGCCCAAGTTCTTCGACTTCGTCTGCGACGAGACGGAGGAGGAAATCCGCGCCGCCGAGCGCTGGTTCGAGGCCTCCGCCAGCCACGCCCCTTCCC CGTTCGCTCCGAGGATCAAGGAGTCGAGGGCGGAGGTCAAGATCGAGAGCCTCTGCGACTTCACCGACGCGGAGCCGATTCCGAAG GAGGTAGCAGTGGAGGAGGCAGCAGGAAGCGCCGCCAATCCCTCGCAGAATTCTGATGG GAATGTGCAACAGAATAAGGACGGCTCCATCAAACTT GTCCATGAAGCAAATCCCAGTGAAAATTGTGTCACTGACGGCGATCATAAGCACCAAGAAAG TGATGCAATGTTGGAGTCGCCACCAGCAGAGGAGGATGAGAAGGAATCGCCAAAATCCTTCGAGTTTGTCCCTTCCAATGCAAAAT CAGATGTTGCTTCTAGCACACCGAAGATTCAGAGGCCTCCACCCGTCAAAGCTGTCACTACGGTGCCTACCTGTCCCAAGCTGACAGTGAAGACAGAagccttcactccgaaggtgcaGGCAACGAACTCCTCCAGAGGTCTTGCACCCTTGACTGGCTCAAGGGCACATCCATCTGCTTTGAAGCAGTCGATGAGCGTCAAGAGGAGTGTGATCAA ATGCCCTCGTGAGTTGCTGGCTGGGAAGGCCGCTACTGCTGCGAATGAAATCGCACAAGAAAATCAAGCTGTCAAGAGACAGAAGCTTGATGATGGGAGGACAAGACAG ATACTGAACGTGAAGACAAGGACCCTGCCTCAcaaggggagaggaggtggtcTAGCAGGAAGCACCGAGATGAGCCTGTCGGCCATGAGGAAGCACCGTGACGATTCACACTCTCTCAAG GAAGTGACTCACTATATATCGGCAGCAGAGATGGTAAAGAAGTTCGAGTCTGGGACTAGAGAGTTGGCCATCCCTCACAACAGATCGCTTTCTCAT GAGGATGCAGCAACCGCATTACAAAGAAGAACAAAGCTGATGCTAACAAGGCCAAAGGAACCTGAGTTCCAGACCTCCCACAGGGTCCGTGCTGTCAGAGTGAAAAGCTCTGCTGAGCTAGAGGAGGAGATGCTAGCCAAAATTCCGAAGTTCAGAGCACGGCCGTTTAACAAAAAA ATTGCGGAGGCCCCTTCATTTCCTCCTCTTCCAAGGAAAGCTCCACAGCTTCCTGAATTTAAT GAGTTTCATCTTAAAACGATGGAGAGAGCTACACGACATGCAGACACCTGTTCCGAAGCTTCTTCCGTGGGGACTATCAGG AGTCAGAGCAGTAAGCCACTGACCTTGACAGCGCCAAAACCACCCCAACTTGAGACAGCATTACGAGCTAGACCACCAAG GGTGAAAAGTTCTCAGGAATTGGAACTAGAAGAATTAGAAAAGGCTCCCAAGTTCAAGGCAAAGCCACTGAACAAAAAG ATTCTCGAGAGCAAGGGTGATATTGGTGTGTTTCCACATCTAAAGGCTCAACCAACAGCCCCCAAGGAATTCCATTTCTCTACCGATGATCGCTTGGGTCCTCCTGCAGTTGTGGATCTATTTGATAAG CTCTCTCTTTGCTCAGAATCTTCATATCATAGCAAGAAAGATGTGCCCAGATTGACAATACCAAACCCCTTCAATTTACATACAGAT GAAAGAGGGCATGAGAAAGAGAGGCAGCTAGCTGCACAACTGCTGCAAAAGCAATTACAGGAAGAGAAAGCCAGGATTCCGAAGGCTAATCCTTATCCCTACACAACTGACTATCCAGTG aTACCACCGAAGCCTGAACCAAAACCATGCACGAGGCCAGAAGGCTTTCAGTTAGAGAGTTTGGTGAGGCATGAGATGGAGCAACAGAGGAtaatggaagaaagagagaggatggagAGGGAAGAGGCCCAGAGGAGAGTAGTGAAGGCACACCCCATAATGAAAGA GGATCCCATTCCTCTtccagagaaagagaggaagccTCTCACTGAAGTTCAACCACTTAAGTTACATGTTGATGAAAGGGCGGTCCAAAGATCagaatttgacaatatg GTGAAGGAAAAGGAAATAACTTACAAGAGATTGCGAGAGGAAAATGAATTCGCACAAAAG ATTGAGGAAGAGAAAGCGTTGAAGCAGCTCAGGAGGACCTTGGTGCCACAAGCACGGCCTCTCCCGAAGTTTGACAGACCATTTCGTCCCCAGAG ATCAACCAAGCAGGTGACGAGGCCGAAGTCCCCACAGCTTCAGGTCGACCAAAGAGGGGCAAGAAGGCACGCCTTCATCAGATGA
- the LOC127778992 gene encoding protein TPX2 isoform X1, with protein MAPDANPEAAAPPPQLQVDEGYEFCAPKFFDFVCDETEEEIRAAERWFEASASHAPSPFAPRIKESRAEVKIESLCDFTDAEPIPKEVAVEEAAGSAANPSQNSDGNVQQNKDGSIKLVHEANPSENCVTDGDHKHQESDAMLESPPAEEDEKESPKSFEFVPSNAKSADVASSTPKIQRPPPVKAVTTVPTCPKLTVKTEAFTPKVQATNSSRGLAPLTGSRAHPSALKQSMSVKRSVIKCPRELLAGKAATAANEIAQENQAVKRQKLDDGRTRQILNVKTRTLPHKGRGGGLAGSTEMSLSAMRKHRDDSHSLKEVTHYISAAEMVKKFESGTRELAIPHNRSLSHEDAATALQRRTKLMLTRPKEPEFQTSHRVRAVRVKSSAELEEEMLAKIPKFRARPFNKKIAEAPSFPPLPRKAPQLPEFNEFHLKTMERATRHADTCSEASSVGTIRSQSSKPLTLTAPKPPQLETALRARPPRVKSSQELELEELEKAPKFKAKPLNKKILESKGDIGVFPHLKAQPTAPKEFHFSTDDRLGPPAVVDLFDKLSLCSESSYHSKKDVPRLTIPNPFNLHTDERGHEKERQLAAQLLQKQLQEEKARIPKANPYPYTTDYPVIPPKPEPKPCTRPEGFQLESLVRHEMEQQRIMEERERMEREEAQRRVVKAHPIMKEDPIPLPEKERKPLTEVQPLKLHVDERAVQRSEFDNMVKEKEITYKRLREENEFAQKIEEEKALKQLRRTLVPQARPLPKFDRPFRPQRSTKQVTRPKSPQLQVDQRGARRHAFIR; from the exons ATGGCGCCGGACGCGaacccggaggcggcggcgccgccgccgcagttaCAGGTGGACGAGGGCTACGAGTTCTGCGCGCCCAAGTTCTTCGACTTCGTCTGCGACGAGACGGAGGAGGAAATCCGCGCCGCCGAGCGCTGGTTCGAGGCCTCCGCCAGCCACGCCCCTTCCC CGTTCGCTCCGAGGATCAAGGAGTCGAGGGCGGAGGTCAAGATCGAGAGCCTCTGCGACTTCACCGACGCGGAGCCGATTCCGAAG GAGGTAGCAGTGGAGGAGGCAGCAGGAAGCGCCGCCAATCCCTCGCAGAATTCTGATGG GAATGTGCAACAGAATAAGGACGGCTCCATCAAACTT GTCCATGAAGCAAATCCCAGTGAAAATTGTGTCACTGACGGCGATCATAAGCACCAAGAAAG TGATGCAATGTTGGAGTCGCCACCAGCAGAGGAGGATGAGAAGGAATCGCCAAAATCCTTCGAGTTTGTCCCTTCCAATGCAAAAT CAGCAGATGTTGCTTCTAGCACACCGAAGATTCAGAGGCCTCCACCCGTCAAAGCTGTCACTACGGTGCCTACCTGTCCCAAGCTGACAGTGAAGACAGAagccttcactccgaaggtgcaGGCAACGAACTCCTCCAGAGGTCTTGCACCCTTGACTGGCTCAAGGGCACATCCATCTGCTTTGAAGCAGTCGATGAGCGTCAAGAGGAGTGTGATCAA ATGCCCTCGTGAGTTGCTGGCTGGGAAGGCCGCTACTGCTGCGAATGAAATCGCACAAGAAAATCAAGCTGTCAAGAGACAGAAGCTTGATGATGGGAGGACAAGACAG ATACTGAACGTGAAGACAAGGACCCTGCCTCAcaaggggagaggaggtggtcTAGCAGGAAGCACCGAGATGAGCCTGTCGGCCATGAGGAAGCACCGTGACGATTCACACTCTCTCAAG GAAGTGACTCACTATATATCGGCAGCAGAGATGGTAAAGAAGTTCGAGTCTGGGACTAGAGAGTTGGCCATCCCTCACAACAGATCGCTTTCTCAT GAGGATGCAGCAACCGCATTACAAAGAAGAACAAAGCTGATGCTAACAAGGCCAAAGGAACCTGAGTTCCAGACCTCCCACAGGGTCCGTGCTGTCAGAGTGAAAAGCTCTGCTGAGCTAGAGGAGGAGATGCTAGCCAAAATTCCGAAGTTCAGAGCACGGCCGTTTAACAAAAAA ATTGCGGAGGCCCCTTCATTTCCTCCTCTTCCAAGGAAAGCTCCACAGCTTCCTGAATTTAAT GAGTTTCATCTTAAAACGATGGAGAGAGCTACACGACATGCAGACACCTGTTCCGAAGCTTCTTCCGTGGGGACTATCAGG AGTCAGAGCAGTAAGCCACTGACCTTGACAGCGCCAAAACCACCCCAACTTGAGACAGCATTACGAGCTAGACCACCAAG GGTGAAAAGTTCTCAGGAATTGGAACTAGAAGAATTAGAAAAGGCTCCCAAGTTCAAGGCAAAGCCACTGAACAAAAAG ATTCTCGAGAGCAAGGGTGATATTGGTGTGTTTCCACATCTAAAGGCTCAACCAACAGCCCCCAAGGAATTCCATTTCTCTACCGATGATCGCTTGGGTCCTCCTGCAGTTGTGGATCTATTTGATAAG CTCTCTCTTTGCTCAGAATCTTCATATCATAGCAAGAAAGATGTGCCCAGATTGACAATACCAAACCCCTTCAATTTACATACAGAT GAAAGAGGGCATGAGAAAGAGAGGCAGCTAGCTGCACAACTGCTGCAAAAGCAATTACAGGAAGAGAAAGCCAGGATTCCGAAGGCTAATCCTTATCCCTACACAACTGACTATCCAGTG aTACCACCGAAGCCTGAACCAAAACCATGCACGAGGCCAGAAGGCTTTCAGTTAGAGAGTTTGGTGAGGCATGAGATGGAGCAACAGAGGAtaatggaagaaagagagaggatggagAGGGAAGAGGCCCAGAGGAGAGTAGTGAAGGCACACCCCATAATGAAAGA GGATCCCATTCCTCTtccagagaaagagaggaagccTCTCACTGAAGTTCAACCACTTAAGTTACATGTTGATGAAAGGGCGGTCCAAAGATCagaatttgacaatatg GTGAAGGAAAAGGAAATAACTTACAAGAGATTGCGAGAGGAAAATGAATTCGCACAAAAG ATTGAGGAAGAGAAAGCGTTGAAGCAGCTCAGGAGGACCTTGGTGCCACAAGCACGGCCTCTCCCGAAGTTTGACAGACCATTTCGTCCCCAGAG ATCAACCAAGCAGGTGACGAGGCCGAAGTCCCCACAGCTTCAGGTCGACCAAAGAGGGGCAAGAAGGCACGCCTTCATCAGATGA